DNA from Macrobrachium rosenbergii isolate ZJJX-2024 chromosome 21, ASM4041242v1, whole genome shotgun sequence:
ataatgtatagatgcgtttttttctctcatttaaccGAGTAATGTTGGGGACAGTTTCCAAATCAGTTTtctgcgcgcgcgtgtgtgtgtgtgtgcgtgtatgtgagagagagagagagagagagagagagagagagaaggctaacaCCCTCTTCCTAAATTATAACCTTCTTACGTACCAATTTGGTACTAGGCCTAAACGCAATTTTTCCACGtctctttttgcttttatgaCAGAAATATAGTACCATTCACATGTGCATGTATCATCCTAGTACTATGCTCGTGTTTTTCGTGCCTCATTTTAGCATTCATGATAAAAATGCAGTACCATTTATAGTTCGATCTTTTTTCAGAGCTCCAAAACTCTGCCCCCGTCTTTCTTGTGATTTTATTAGTCTCGCCACCTCTTTTTTAATCACTGTAAGTTCGGTATGGTACTAGACTTAAGCCAATTCTTTagcctgtcattttcatttaaggAAGAAACGTAGTACCATTTTGCAAGTTCAGTCTTTTTAAGAGCTTCAAAATCTGCTTCTGTCTCCTGTGTGTCTGTTTTGTCTCACTTCCTACTCTAGTCTAGTCTGTTCGTACCTACGCCTACGACTGTCTGTGCTGGTGACACACGCCGGCCAGACGTGTCTAAAGTTAGCGCACAGTTCTAAGCTGATAAGAATGTTGCATACAAAACTAGTttgggttttttttatcttttttgtatcCTTTTCAATGGCTGCGCTTTTATCCATTACGTAAGCGTGAGAGAGATTCGTACAAATGCTGTTTCTGTATTTTACCAGGTCTTTGCAGAGgcagaaatcctctctctctctctctctctctctctctctctctctctctctctctctctctctctcttaactaaaGGTGCATTACTTGTTGCATGTTGTTCTTTTAAATAAAGAGCACAATTAACATAAAATTGTACAAACAATTAAACCATTTTCCCGGAATGTAATCTCGATTTAATACTGcatcgatacaaaaaaaaaatatatttaaattcaatCTCCATCTCTCGTTCATTTATCAATTCATCTCGTTATcgatacatattaaaaaaactgaactGTCAGTTAATATATAATTTGCGTTCGATacgaaaaatgaagatttatataatatatatatatatatatatatatatatatatatatatatatatacatatatatatatcatatatatatatatatatatatagtatatatatgtctgtgtagaTAAAAATATACGTATAACAGTACAAAAATGCAGTCACGGCGTCACCCAATTTCTTCAGAcccccacgaaaaaaaaacaccaaattaaTTCCATTATCTATCTGttaaaaaatactattttcaaaTTCCCTCCCACTTCCTCCTCCAGGGGAAATAAAACGCTCCATTGGACACAATGCAGAGTAATCGGGTCAACTCAGGTTAATTCTCTTCTTTACATTCGTCTCTCGTCTAAtcttatttttctatctttttttctctctctcttttttgcgaAAGGAGGACACAGTTTCAaacaattcatttaatttttttttcttaagttattttttttcccctttgccATTTCCTGGTCGAATGGATGACCTTCCATTACGGCTGATTAGTTTGGGTGatcgtcagagctctctctctctctctctctctctctctctctctctctctctctctctctctctctctctctctctctctctcttttacgcaACTGCAATAGGTTAGTCAAACAAATTATGATACAACAGTTTTATAATTGTGTGATAGTCAaatacccacctctctctctctctctctctctctctctctctctctctctctcatattcgtaAACAACTGCAGTTTATAAATTGTGATAAATAATCAGCTTAGATGATCGTCagaaacctctctctcctctctctctcctctctctctctctctctctctctctctctctctctctctctctctctctctcatattcgtaAACAactgctgctaggggccgaagggacgctgtaaagttccttaaataatgcctacagtgcaccgcgtgaggtgcagtgatatgagagagagagagagagagagagagagagagagagagaagagagagagagagagagcactaagcATGATAACAACTCACCAGGTTTGAAGGTCCAGATAAACAGGTCCTCTGTATGCTCAATGGAATTCCTAAGCTGATTTTTATGGCTGGACTCAAACCTTTTAAGCAAGAAGAGGCTGATGATGTTGGTGgagaattctaaaaaaataaataataaaaaaaataaataaatacgtaaaaaagAAACTTCgttcaagattttggagttaaaAGTATGAATTTGGCAGTTACCAATGTCTTGTCTAGCTCTGAAACGGCTtgaagttgaaatatatatatatatatatatatatatatatatatatatatatatatatatatatatatatatatatatatatatatatatatatatatatgtgtatatatatatatatattatttatatttgcatttttgttacttatacagacattaattttatagatttacaaatattaatcttagatatacagtataatatacatatatatacacagtatatgtgtgtgtgaatgtgtatgaatGCTAATGTGCGTGTTAATGTCTATGTATTTACGTGCATAAATAACATACAATAAGGACCAAGCATATTACTaaaccatcatatatataaaaaaaaatccatataatcCTAAACAAAAAAATCCTCTTTCCAATCCCAACAGAAAATGTGGAGAAGAAATCCTCCTACGTCACTAATCCCCGTCTCCCTCccctgcctcctcctccccctcctcctactcctccccctccccctagcTCAGGGCAACCCAGCTGCGAAGCCCGATATCCTAATCCCGGACTTGGGAATCCTGCAGGACACGCCGACGAGGGAGGGCCGCCATTTCACCACCATCGACTTCTGCAGCGACGCCGTCTGCGACCAAATGGTGCGCCAGGCGAACGGCCTTGCCAGGCTCAAGATGATACGGCAGTATGTGGTCAGTGCGGTGAGTGGCCTAAGtctggattttttattattattattattattattattattattattattattattattattattattatgtgcatgagtacttaggttccaaattcttttgtgACCTTTGTTAATCAGTTGCTAAcgcctggcctctcatttgaaagaacaGGGTTCGGTTCTAATGTGggcaagaaatttatatatatatatatatatatatatatatatatatatatatatatatatatatatatatatatatatatatatatatatatatatatgtatagaacctcgatggccaagtcagatagagcagcagcctcgtcggacttcttagaggtctgtgacGCGGgctcaaatccacagccgaccggtCAAAGAGgaagacactttgctatccgtgtagacacccctggattatgtatgtaatcaacggataggtttgctttaaaagcaaatgggtgttacagactaatacacacacaaacaaattcactccaacatctaaaaacataacagacacctcccGCGTCTCGACTGTCGGCCTAACCACgcaacaactcctcgctgctgggagaacgggcgctggtgactggtacagtacatgtacatacgcCACCGGGGTCTGagcaatgacaggcagggcagccgatcgagactacaatgtctaccccaaagccaaatgaaagtccttcaaaaagaaggcgtcgtgcttaccccataaagatggggaaaagcacgttaaaagaagaagatgatacgtatatatatacacatatatatacactatatatgcagtacatatttatatatatatacatatatatatatacatgcatatatatatacgtacatatatatatatacgcatgcataTGCACTCTTTACAACATTATCTAGACCGCGCTTCgaacaacacaaaaaaacaaatgagcATCACCTGATCTAAATGCATAACCTGGAGATATTCCATTCTCTGTTAAATCCATCCAATCGTTGGTATTACTGACAAATCGGAAAACTGGAGAACTTTACAAATAAGTGACAAGATTTTTTTCGCTGTTGCCAATTTGGAGTTTCCACGACTATCAATTTAAACTCGTTTTCTTGCTACTGatgttacggagagagagagagagagagagagagagagagagagagagagagagagagagagagagaacgctcttGCAAAGGTATTCATTATTTACACGAAGGATTCGAGAGTATCTggtcatcactatcattatcattgagagagagagagagagagagagagagacttcacacaAGCGATCATTTGAACTTTTAGAACCTCAGCTCATTGAGTGAGGAATATAAGAAAAGAACAAGCTGTCTTCAATGGAGCTTCGACCAGATTTGCAGTTGCTCAAATAGCTTTCGGTATTTTAAGCCTAAACATTTTATATCTAAACAGATTGTGGAATTTCTTCCGTTTTACTGTCTGCAACTGTTaaggtactattttttttttctcgggtcGAATTCTAAATatttaccgtaaaaaaaaaattaacaaattggACTATTTTCAGTGAGAAAACAATATGCAGTTTCAGTCTTCCCAAACCTGACAATAAATTTGCTGgctcattaaataaataaatcaatacaaaaaATTGACTATTTTTACTTAGAAAACAATGGGTAGTTTCAGTCTTCCCAAACCTGACAATAAATTAGTTcgttcatttaaataaaaagaaagaaacaaacttcCTATGATCTGAACGATGAAACAAGCTTGGCcttgaggaaaacttttttttatccactGAAAAAACCTGACTCtaaaaaaggcataaaatgtatttttgtattttttttcttttttctaaccTCGAAGGAATAAAAGATTTATCAGAAACCCAGCCGATCATATTTGACCTGTTAACTTGCGCAAACAAGTCTTTGCCAGATGAACTTgcccccaagagagagagagagagagagagagagagagagagagagagagagagagagagagcttgcaaaaGTATTCACTATTTACACGGAGGACTCAAGAATGTGTGGTTATTAatatattactgagagagagagagagagagagagagagcattataatGTGTACCTCTGGCAGACTGGTTGCCAAATATGACGAGATTAGATCAACATAAAAGTATGACAATGACTCTGCCTTGTAAATGCAATTTAATAACTTCATGCACCGTAAATCCAATCACTGTGCTCAAGACAGTTATATGAGGGTGTttgagtggctgaacagcaagattgaagaaagattgAAGAGAGCAAGCGCCTTTcccaaatgctggataatcgtatgaagcgcCGGTTAGAACAACCAGTAAAGTCATCAACTTGTATCCAACATTTCTGTGATGTGTTTGCGACAAGTTGGCAACATACGCCTGCCTGGCGTGCTGCAGTGTAGACGCACCTGGGTAATCGTATGAAACACCGGTTAAACTACCAACAAGTCACCAACTTGTATCCAACATGTCTGTGTTATGTTTGCAACAAGTCATCAACCTGTATTCAACATGTCTGCGATGTGTTTGCGACAAGTTGCCGgcatgtgtttgtgacatgtattaCTACAGTGTAGACGCAACCTCATATTGTAATAAGTGACGTTTGGCTTTGgtttaaaaaatgttatacaaACGGCATCTAAGCTCTGTGCTTTGCTCGTTATTAAAACCAACAGAGGGACACGTTCATTGTTTTGTCAACCGGGACAGAAAACAGTCACAGTTAGCGAACAAAAACCGTCTTATCTCATCTACAAGTCGACGACACAGACGTAACGAATCCGGTGTCTGTTTTGACTATGCAAATGATTTGCCGCTGTTCAGTTTGGATAGCggtcgctaaaaaaaaaaaaaaatagggaccTTAACATGTCTTGTTCAAACccacaaaagacagagagagagagagagagagagagagagagagagagagagagaaaagtgtgtgaagacagagagagagagagagagagaaatataaaagagaaaataaaagagaaaaaatgagaaaagaagacagaaacggatataaagagagagagagagagagagagagagagagagagaggaaattatataaaacgaaaaaataatagtGTAAGACGACAGAGAAACaggaatataaagagagagagagagagagagagagagagagagagagagagagagagagagagagtgaattttcATTAGATGGAGTTGGCAACAGTGGCAGTTCCGGCTGGAAACGGAGAAATAATGACTTGGCAACAGTTTTAATGGAGAAGACTTCGTGTCAGCAAAACGAGGaaatattgtttttcaatttGATTATTACGTCATCTGTCTAACTTCGACTATCTTTAAATCGACTGAAAGGAGATGATCAGAAACTCCTCAAATGTtgatgacatattattattattattattattattattattattattattattattattattaaaacactaGGAGTTTTACTCTGCAAACTAATGTTCTGCAGAATACGATGCCAATGCGTGTGATAAACAGGGCGAGGAGTCAATTGTCAATAAATATATGGGTAAGTCAATAAacggtatttatatatatatatatatatatatatatatatatatatatatatatatatatatatatatatatatatacattatataaactaAGCAGAAATTTCGATATTTTTTTGGATACGGCAA
Protein-coding regions in this window:
- the LOC136849867 gene encoding uncharacterized protein isoform X1; this encodes MWRRNPPTSLIPVSLPCLLLPLLLLLPLPLAQGNPAAKPDILIPDLGILQDTPTREGRHFTTIDFCSDAVCDQMVRQANGLARLKMIRQYVVSALSSMDRLVTALDAELVVAGELLTRSLGNRCRAAHAVLADVTKGPAESDRLNSRSAAFIYGPHILL